The proteins below come from a single Miscanthus floridulus cultivar M001 chromosome 1, ASM1932011v1, whole genome shotgun sequence genomic window:
- the LOC136454983 gene encoding secreted RxLR effector protein 161-like, with protein sequence MAACFRMSNLDALSYYLGIEVRQGKEELTLGQNAYASKLLEQSGMAKCKPCVTPMEEQLKLTKASTTVEVDAILYRSIIGGLRYLVHTRPDIAFTVGYVSRFMEDPREDHWVTVKRLLRCVKGAVDQGIIFLKTGESRLQLTVFNDADMAGDIDGQWSTSRVLVFLGSALISWLSLKQKVVALSTCEAEYIVAATTACQVVWLHWLLGKLTGMEVHPPALMVDNQPAIALVKNPTDD encoded by the exons atggcgGCTTGTTTTCGAATGAGCAATCTcgacgcactctcctactacctcggcatcgaggtgagacaggggaaagaggaactcacgctcggtcagaacgcgtatgcctcgaagctaTTGGAGCAGAGCGGTATGGctaagtgcaagccatgcgtgactccgatggaggagcagcTGAAACTAACAAAGGCCAGCACCACGGTGGAGGTGGATGCAATACTCTATCGGAGCATCAtcggtggtctgcgctacctagtacacacgaggccggacattgcgttcaccgtgggttacgtcagtcgcttcatggaagatcccagagaggatcactgggttacggtgaagcggctactgcgctgcGTCAAGGGGGCGGTagatcaggggatcatcttcctaaagaccggcgagagtaggctgcagctcactgtcttcaacgatgcagacatggcgggagaCATCGACGGACAGTGGAGCACCTCtagagtgctcgtcttcctcgggtcggctctaatttcatggctgtcgcttaaacagaaggtggtggcgctatctacatgcgaggcagagtacatagTGGCGGCCAcaacggcgtgccaagttgtatgGCTGCACTGGCTGCTGGGCAAGCTGACCGGCATGGAagttcacccaccagcactgatggtggacaaccagcccgccatcgccctcgtgaagaatccg ACGGACGACTGA
- the LOC136479611 gene encoding zinc finger protein ZAT12-like: MAKHPRDSAAGAVPLSLALSLGGGLAAEHGSSKRHRRAAAGGGDGGGEFVCKTCSRAFGSFQALGGHRTSHLRGRHGLALGMPAPAPAKDAKETATKQAAAAAAPASHLCHVCGLGFEMGQALGGHMRRHREEAAATTAQAPPVLLQLFV; encoded by the coding sequence ATGGCGAAGCACCCGAGAGACTCCGCCGCTGGCGCCGTGCCGCTCTCCCTTGCGCTGTCCCTCGGCGGCGGCTTGGCCGCCGAGCACGGCAGCAGCAAGAGGCaccggcgcgcggcggcgggcggcggggacggcggcggcgagttCGTCTGCAAGACGTGCAGCCGCGCCTTCGGGTCGTTCCAGGCGCTGGGCGGGCACCGGACCAGCCACCTGCGGGGCCGCCACGGCCTCGCGCTCGGGAtgcccgcgccggcgccggcgaaggACGCCAAGGAGACTGCGAcgaagcaggcggcggcggcggcggctcccgcAAGCCACCTCTGCCACGTCTGCGGTCTCGGCTTCGAGATGGGCCAGGCGCTCGGCGGCCACATGCGCCGCCACCGCGAGGAGGCCGCCGCCACCACAGCGCAGGCGCCGCCTGTCCTCCTCCAGCTCTTCGTGTAG